The Melitaea cinxia chromosome 9, ilMelCinx1.1, whole genome shotgun sequence DNA segment TGTGTCTAtcaattaataaagtttaaaagtcAACATACTATCTTATTTTTACTGACATAATCAATTACTTcaacaaagaaaaaagtattaaaaattaaacattgttCTAGTAGTAATAAtagaatttaattacaaatcttATTAGTACGTAATAGTCTATTAACCCAGTCGCCATGAATCCCATGTCAATGGACAGAGAAGAACTCTCATCTCTTTCATCGTTTTCTACAAATCACCCTCTAGAACAGTTTGTTTTACTTGCTAAAGGTGCTAAAGGACAAGCGTGCGCAGAACTTATAAAACAAGTTCTAGAAGCACCAGGCGTTCATGTATTCGGCGAGTTACTTGAAATGCCTAACATTAAAGAGGTTGGTTAATTTTTAccattattagtaattattactCAAATCATAGCCGGTAgatacaataaattatacagTAAATTGactaaattttacataatttaattttaagtatctaaataagtatacctaaataaatatataagaaaaatacatattaaataattaccaaaaaataaattattattaatcatatgAACACAACACAAATCCAATATAAAGTACAAAactagattttaataatattgaattttatataattacagtTAGAGACCGGACCCTACGCTACACATTTTAAAACGCTCAATTTATTTGCATATGGCACCTATAAagaatatttagaaaataaatctgAATACTTAGATCTCACACCTGCACAGTGTAAGAAATTACAACACTTGACAATAGCTACTCTAGCGACACAGGAGAAGTGCATACCTTACAGTGTTCTATTAAAAGAAttggatattaaaaatgttagagATTTAGAAGATTTGATCATTGAAGCCATTTATGCAGGTGATATACCTTTTTTAATccataattaacatatttaagaattaaaacCAATAACTAGATGctcagcaggaatttcctgctcaaaatatggagtagcccgactggggtagtacctcgatcttacagaagatcacagcaaaataatactgttttcaagcaatattgttttcctgttggtgagtaaggtgaccagagctcctggggggattggggattgggttggcaacgcgcttgcgatgcttctggtgttggaggtgtctataagctacggtaatcgcttaccatcaggtgagccgtaagcttgtttgccgacctagtgacataaaaaaaaaaaaataccatgcTTTTCCAATACGGATTGGTGGATATCAGATATAAATgagaaaaattgtataattggattctataaaaattaaaattgtactttattcaggtagtttttaaaagaattacaAGCTATGATTTCTGTTGAATCAAATTCAATACATTTTTCAGATATAATTCATGGTAAACTCGACCAGGAATGTAAGCGTGTAGAAGTCGATGTAGCACTCGGTCGCGATGCTAGATTAGAAGATGCATCAACCATCGCAGACGTCCTAGCTGATTGGTGCAATGCCTGCGAAGCAGTACTTAACTCAGTCGACAGACACATACAGAGAGCCAACCATCACAAACAACGTGCGATTAGACATCATCAGAGCATAGAACAGGAGGTTAGAATACCAATACATATGGTTATACTATATGTTACTTACCACTATTGTTTTAAAGAgggaatatttgtatattattctatttatttaaacatgttAATCTTGTGAATTGCTGGTCTAATAGATAACATTTCTTCTGTTAGAGAgctagtttaataatatttatatattaggcTGTAATACAGCATACTCTGGTCTATATGATTGTATTAGCATCATTGGAGCAATTCAAAATAAGGGGTTGTCTATTAGTCGTGTAActtttagcaactttttaaccCCTACCCTCCCCTTGATGATGTCTGGTGAGGTTTCAGACTATCCTTTATTTTTTGGTGTAAATTCActactaatttaaaatttctgatagatattatattaaagatataatttgattaaattttgaaaaataaagcaTCACAATACAAATTACTGGACAGGTATCAAGGTTGCAGGATGTTTATTGGTTGctttttttggttttgaaatTGCATGGTCAACAAAAAATACATGCACATAATATCTCAATGTGG contains these protein-coding regions:
- the LOC123656266 gene encoding COP9 signalosome complex subunit 7a, producing MNPMSMDREELSSLSSFSTNHPLEQFVLLAKGAKGQACAELIKQVLEAPGVHVFGELLEMPNIKELETGPYATHFKTLNLFAYGTYKEYLENKSEYLDLTPAQCKKLQHLTIATLATQEKCIPYSVLLKELDIKNVRDLEDLIIEAIYADIIHGKLDQECKRVEVDVALGRDARLEDASTIADVLADWCNACEAVLNSVDRHIQRANHHKQRAIRHHQSIEQEIIYIKKTLKTQAENEESASAGGSETHSVPKKNSTKGKIPRNAAKFWQKNT